The Papaver somniferum cultivar HN1 chromosome 3, ASM357369v1, whole genome shotgun sequence genome includes a region encoding these proteins:
- the LOC113361623 gene encoding root phototropism protein 3-like isoform X2: protein MFNQDTQPNKMFYQDAQPRRKVNQCVSFPSNQQDATGRTSLERRKNRWFIQTNVTSDLIINVEENIFHLHKVPMVSKSVYINKLVFEGRNDGGRNSVLSINIENLPDFEQGNLISKTETFFSFIIFSSWKHTIQILKSCETIPSLPKDLKLEKRCTESLAWKASLETKSIYKVENMHNSDTTRCKENMPGGCDSMDTETWWFEDVSVLRVDHFVGLINAVKRKNMRFKLVGSCIEYWALKRLPSMAKHGFGLKEKDVQRVTIRSLIEILPVEENSVSCSFLLHLLKVGLILDIDPELTRQVESRLVLMLEKCCTEDLTVRNYSDNQGIYDVDIVVKVVKAYETHYTSNSTSRIYVVASLVDEYLMSVVAKDDQLSVKTFLSLVEALPKNARVYDDKLYTAMDMYLKSHPTLTEEERSGICKFLQYDKLSKEAKNHAMNNDRLPLKVTIKFLLLEQLNMTSNFVRTKSQAIARRELAKRWEKAQKEIAFMKDEMEKMKIQFNDLKKCGGTLRNKMGLYLESL, encoded by the exons ATGTTCAATCAAGATACTCAGCCTAACAAGATGTTCTACCAAGATGCTCAGCCTCGCCGCAAAGTTAACCAGTGTGTCAGTTTCCCTTCCAACCAGCAAGATGCAACTGGAAGAACATCTCtagaaagaaggaaaaacagATG GTTCATCCAGACAAACGTTACAAGTGATCTAATTATAAACGTAGAAGAGAATATCTTTCACTTACATAAG GTGCCGATGGTTTCAAAAAGTGTATATATAAACAAATTGGTGTTTGAAGGAAGAAACGACGGAGGAAGAAATTCTGTTCTCAGCATCAACATAGAAAACCTTCCTG ATTTTGAACAAGGTAACTTGATTTCGAAAACAGAAACTTTCTTTAGCTTTATCATATTCTCTTCATGGAAACACACAATTCAGATTTTAAAGAGTTGCGAGACTATTCCTTCATTGCCTAAAGATTTGAAACTCGAGAAACGCTGTACTGAATCACTAGCTTGGAAGGCGAGTTTAGAAACTAAATCTATTTACAAAGTTGAGAATATGCACAATTCTGATACGACGAGATGTAAAGAAAATATGCCCGGAGGTTGTGACTCTATGGATACGGAAACATGGTGGTTTGAAGATGTATCCGTTCTTAGAGTCGATCATTTTGTTGGGTTGATAAATGCAGTTAAAAGGAAGAACATGAGATTCAAACTGGTTGGATCATGCATTGAATACTGGGCTTTGAAGAGGCTCCCGTCGATGGCGAAACACGGGTTTGGTTTAAAAGAAAAAGACGTTCAAAGAGTTACAATCCGAAGTTTGATTGAGATACTTCCTGTTGAGGAAAATTCAGTTTCTTGCAGCTTCTTACTCCACCTTCTGAAAGTTGGTTTAATACTCGATATCGATCCTGAATTAACAAGACAGGTGGAAAGTAGACTAGTTTTGATGCTAGAAAAATGTTGCACAGAAGATCTCACTGTAAGAAATTACAGTGATAACCAAGGCATTTACGATGTTGACATAGTCGTTAAGGTGGTGAAAGCTTATGAAACACATTACACGAGTAATTCAACATCTAGAATATATGTGGTTGCTTCACTTGTGGATGAATACCTAATGTCAGTTGTTGCTAAAGACGATCAGCTCTCAGTGAAGACTTTCCTGTCCCTCGTTGAAGCATTGCCTAAAAATGCACGTGTCTACGACGACAAACTCTACACTGCAATGGATATGTATCTCAAG TCACACCCTACATTGACAGAAGAGGAAAGAAGCGGTATTTGTAAATTCTTGCAGTATGATAAGTTATCAAAAGAAGCCAAAAATCATGCCATGAACAACGACCGGTTGCCGTTGAAAGTGACAATTAAATTTCTTCTTTTAGAACAGCTAAATATGACGTCGAATTTCGTAAGGACAAAATCTCAAGCTATTGCGAGAAGAGAATTAGCAAAAAGATGGGAGAAGGCACAAAAGGAGATTGCTTTTATGAAGGAtgagatggagaagatgaagatacaATTCAATGACTTGAAAAAATGTGGTGGAACCCTGAGGAACAAGATGGGATTGTACTTGGAATCTTTGTAA
- the LOC113361623 gene encoding root phototropism protein 3-like isoform X3, producing MIRRRFIQTNVTSDLIINVEENIFHLHKVPMVSKSVYINKLVFEGRNDGGRNSVLSINIENLPGGSLMLELIIRFCYGLPINLNVTNVAPLYCAAHILDMNEDFEQGNLISKTETFFSFIIFSSWKHTIQILKSCETIPSLPKDLKLEKRCTESLAWKASLETKSIYKVENMHNSDTTRCKENMPGGCDSMDTETWWFEDVSVLRVDHFVGLINAVKRKNMRFKLVGSCIEYWALKRLPSMAKHGFGLKEKDVQRVTIRSLIEILPVEENSVSCSFLLHLLKVGLILDIDPELTRQVESRLVLMLEKCCTEDLTVRNYSDNQGIYDVDIVVKVVKAYETHYTSNSTSRIYVVASLVDEYLMSVVAKDDQLSVKTFLSLVEALPKNARVYDDKLYTAMDMYLKSHPTLTEEERSGICKFLQYDKLSKEAKNHAMNNDRLPLKVTIKFLLLEQLNMTSNFVRTKSQAIARRELAKRWEKAQKEIAFMKDEMEKMKIQFNDLKKCGGTLRNKMGLYLESL from the exons ATG ATTCGTCGCAGGTTCATCCAGACAAACGTTACAAGTGATCTAATTATAAACGTAGAAGAGAATATCTTTCACTTACATAAG GTGCCGATGGTTTCAAAAAGTGTATATATAAACAAATTGGTGTTTGAAGGAAGAAACGACGGAGGAAGAAATTCTGTTCTCAGCATCAACATAGAAAACCTTCCTGGTGGTAGTCTTATGCTTGAATTGATAATAAGATTTTGTTATGGTTTACCGATCAATCTTAATGTAACTAACGTTGCGCCACTCTACTGTGCGGCACATATCTTGGATATGAATGAAGATTTTGAACAAGGTAACTTGATTTCGAAAACAGAAACTTTCTTTAGCTTTATCATATTCTCTTCATGGAAACACACAATTCAGATTTTAAAGAGTTGCGAGACTATTCCTTCATTGCCTAAAGATTTGAAACTCGAGAAACGCTGTACTGAATCACTAGCTTGGAAGGCGAGTTTAGAAACTAAATCTATTTACAAAGTTGAGAATATGCACAATTCTGATACGACGAGATGTAAAGAAAATATGCCCGGAGGTTGTGACTCTATGGATACGGAAACATGGTGGTTTGAAGATGTATCCGTTCTTAGAGTCGATCATTTTGTTGGGTTGATAAATGCAGTTAAAAGGAAGAACATGAGATTCAAACTGGTTGGATCATGCATTGAATACTGGGCTTTGAAGAGGCTCCCGTCGATGGCGAAACACGGGTTTGGTTTAAAAGAAAAAGACGTTCAAAGAGTTACAATCCGAAGTTTGATTGAGATACTTCCTGTTGAGGAAAATTCAGTTTCTTGCAGCTTCTTACTCCACCTTCTGAAAGTTGGTTTAATACTCGATATCGATCCTGAATTAACAAGACAGGTGGAAAGTAGACTAGTTTTGATGCTAGAAAAATGTTGCACAGAAGATCTCACTGTAAGAAATTACAGTGATAACCAAGGCATTTACGATGTTGACATAGTCGTTAAGGTGGTGAAAGCTTATGAAACACATTACACGAGTAATTCAACATCTAGAATATATGTGGTTGCTTCACTTGTGGATGAATACCTAATGTCAGTTGTTGCTAAAGACGATCAGCTCTCAGTGAAGACTTTCCTGTCCCTCGTTGAAGCATTGCCTAAAAATGCACGTGTCTACGACGACAAACTCTACACTGCAATGGATATGTATCTCAAG TCACACCCTACATTGACAGAAGAGGAAAGAAGCGGTATTTGTAAATTCTTGCAGTATGATAAGTTATCAAAAGAAGCCAAAAATCATGCCATGAACAACGACCGGTTGCCGTTGAAAGTGACAATTAAATTTCTTCTTTTAGAACAGCTAAATATGACGTCGAATTTCGTAAGGACAAAATCTCAAGCTATTGCGAGAAGAGAATTAGCAAAAAGATGGGAGAAGGCACAAAAGGAGATTGCTTTTATGAAGGAtgagatggagaagatgaagatacaATTCAATGACTTGAAAAAATGTGGTGGAACCCTGAGGAACAAGATGGGATTGTACTTGGAATCTTTGTAA
- the LOC113361623 gene encoding root phototropism protein 3-like isoform X1: MFNQDTQPNKMFYQDAQPRRKVNQCVSFPSNQQDATGRTSLERRKNRWFIQTNVTSDLIINVEENIFHLHKVPMVSKSVYINKLVFEGRNDGGRNSVLSINIENLPGGSLMLELIIRFCYGLPINLNVTNVAPLYCAAHILDMNEDFEQGNLISKTETFFSFIIFSSWKHTIQILKSCETIPSLPKDLKLEKRCTESLAWKASLETKSIYKVENMHNSDTTRCKENMPGGCDSMDTETWWFEDVSVLRVDHFVGLINAVKRKNMRFKLVGSCIEYWALKRLPSMAKHGFGLKEKDVQRVTIRSLIEILPVEENSVSCSFLLHLLKVGLILDIDPELTRQVESRLVLMLEKCCTEDLTVRNYSDNQGIYDVDIVVKVVKAYETHYTSNSTSRIYVVASLVDEYLMSVVAKDDQLSVKTFLSLVEALPKNARVYDDKLYTAMDMYLKSHPTLTEEERSGICKFLQYDKLSKEAKNHAMNNDRLPLKVTIKFLLLEQLNMTSNFVRTKSQAIARRELAKRWEKAQKEIAFMKDEMEKMKIQFNDLKKCGGTLRNKMGLYLESL; the protein is encoded by the exons ATGTTCAATCAAGATACTCAGCCTAACAAGATGTTCTACCAAGATGCTCAGCCTCGCCGCAAAGTTAACCAGTGTGTCAGTTTCCCTTCCAACCAGCAAGATGCAACTGGAAGAACATCTCtagaaagaaggaaaaacagATG GTTCATCCAGACAAACGTTACAAGTGATCTAATTATAAACGTAGAAGAGAATATCTTTCACTTACATAAG GTGCCGATGGTTTCAAAAAGTGTATATATAAACAAATTGGTGTTTGAAGGAAGAAACGACGGAGGAAGAAATTCTGTTCTCAGCATCAACATAGAAAACCTTCCTGGTGGTAGTCTTATGCTTGAATTGATAATAAGATTTTGTTATGGTTTACCGATCAATCTTAATGTAACTAACGTTGCGCCACTCTACTGTGCGGCACATATCTTGGATATGAATGAAGATTTTGAACAAGGTAACTTGATTTCGAAAACAGAAACTTTCTTTAGCTTTATCATATTCTCTTCATGGAAACACACAATTCAGATTTTAAAGAGTTGCGAGACTATTCCTTCATTGCCTAAAGATTTGAAACTCGAGAAACGCTGTACTGAATCACTAGCTTGGAAGGCGAGTTTAGAAACTAAATCTATTTACAAAGTTGAGAATATGCACAATTCTGATACGACGAGATGTAAAGAAAATATGCCCGGAGGTTGTGACTCTATGGATACGGAAACATGGTGGTTTGAAGATGTATCCGTTCTTAGAGTCGATCATTTTGTTGGGTTGATAAATGCAGTTAAAAGGAAGAACATGAGATTCAAACTGGTTGGATCATGCATTGAATACTGGGCTTTGAAGAGGCTCCCGTCGATGGCGAAACACGGGTTTGGTTTAAAAGAAAAAGACGTTCAAAGAGTTACAATCCGAAGTTTGATTGAGATACTTCCTGTTGAGGAAAATTCAGTTTCTTGCAGCTTCTTACTCCACCTTCTGAAAGTTGGTTTAATACTCGATATCGATCCTGAATTAACAAGACAGGTGGAAAGTAGACTAGTTTTGATGCTAGAAAAATGTTGCACAGAAGATCTCACTGTAAGAAATTACAGTGATAACCAAGGCATTTACGATGTTGACATAGTCGTTAAGGTGGTGAAAGCTTATGAAACACATTACACGAGTAATTCAACATCTAGAATATATGTGGTTGCTTCACTTGTGGATGAATACCTAATGTCAGTTGTTGCTAAAGACGATCAGCTCTCAGTGAAGACTTTCCTGTCCCTCGTTGAAGCATTGCCTAAAAATGCACGTGTCTACGACGACAAACTCTACACTGCAATGGATATGTATCTCAAG TCACACCCTACATTGACAGAAGAGGAAAGAAGCGGTATTTGTAAATTCTTGCAGTATGATAAGTTATCAAAAGAAGCCAAAAATCATGCCATGAACAACGACCGGTTGCCGTTGAAAGTGACAATTAAATTTCTTCTTTTAGAACAGCTAAATATGACGTCGAATTTCGTAAGGACAAAATCTCAAGCTATTGCGAGAAGAGAATTAGCAAAAAGATGGGAGAAGGCACAAAAGGAGATTGCTTTTATGAAGGAtgagatggagaagatgaagatacaATTCAATGACTTGAAAAAATGTGGTGGAACCCTGAGGAACAAGATGGGATTGTACTTGGAATCTTTGTAA